The Glycine soja cultivar W05 chromosome 6, ASM419377v2, whole genome shotgun sequence genome has a window encoding:
- the LOC114414128 gene encoding uncharacterized protein LOC114414128 → MRVPGLPLQHFLFLPVKLRLINTEHVIEFWQEVMDALGPNIKIAVVEGGIRVEDVRVEEVKVKDVKESKPMATVFCHFEWGDDKKKLPFTKGCRFFWFREDKEGRLIISKVTGLEELPLKPGELVLHCLTLLPFKTIDSTHETEY, encoded by the exons ATGCGAGTACCAGGATTACCTCTTCaacattttctctttcttcctgTCAAATTGCGTTTAATAAATACG GAACACGTCATAGAATTTTGGCAGGAGGTAATGGATGCGTTGGgtccaaatattaaaattgcTGTGGTAGAGGGAGGTATCAGAGTGGAAGATGTGAGGGTGGAAGAAGTCAAAGTGAAAGATGTCAAAGAGAGCAAACCTATGGCTACTGTGTTTTGCCACTTCG AGTGGGGGGACGACAAAAAGAAACTGCCCTTCACAAAAGGATGCAGATTCTTTTGGTTTAGAGAAGATAAAGAAGGAAGGTTGATTATTAG CAAGGTAACCGGCTTGGAGGAACTTCCACTAAAACCAGGTGAACTAGTATTG CATTGCTTAACTCTCCTGCCTTTCAAGACGATTGATAGCACACATGAAACCGAGTATtag